Proteins encoded in a region of the Zea mays cultivar B73 chromosome 4, Zm-B73-REFERENCE-NAM-5.0, whole genome shotgun sequence genome:
- the z1A1_5 gene encoding prolamin 19 kDa alpha zein z1A1_5 precursor, with protein sequence MAAKIFCLLMLLGLSASAATATIFPQCSQAPIASLLPPYLSPTVSSVCENPILQPYRIQQAIAAGILPLSPLFLQQSSALLQQLPLVHLLAQNIRAQQLQQLVLANLAAYSQQQQFLPFNQLAALNSASYLQQQQLPFSQLSAAYPQQFLPFNQLTALNSPAYLQQQQLLPFSQLAGVSPATFLTQPQLLPFYQHAAPNAGTLLQLQQLLPFNQLALTNPAAFYQQPIIGGALF encoded by the coding sequence ATGGCAGCTAAAATATTTTGCCTCCTTATGCTCCTTGGTCTTTCTGCAAGTGCTGCTACGGCGACCATTTTCCCACAATGCTCACAAGCTCCTATAGCTTCCCTTCTTCCCCCGTACCTCTCACCAACGGTGTCTTCGGTATGTGAAAACCCAATTCTTCAACCCTACAGGATCCAACAGGCAATCGCAGCTGGCATCTTACCTTTATCACCCTTGTTCCTCCAACAATCATCAGCCCTATTACAGCAGTTACCTTTGGTGCATTTATTGGCACAAAACATCAGGGCACAACAACTACAACAACTTGTGCTAGCAAACCTTGCTGCCTACTCTCAGCAACAGCAGTTTCTTCCATTCAACCAACTAGCTGCATTGAACTCTGCTTCTTATTTGCAACAACAACAACTACCATTCAGCCAGCTATCTGCTGCCTACCCCCAGCAATTTCTTCCATTCAACCAACTGACAGCATTGAACTCTCCTGCTTATTTACAGCAGCAACAACTACTACCATTCAGCCAGCTAGCTGGTGTGAGCCCTGCTACCTTCTTGACACAACCACAGTTGTTGCCGTTCTACCAGCACGCTGCGCCTAACGCTGGCACCCTCTTACAACTGCAACAATTGCTGCCATTCAACCAACTTGCTTTGACAAACCCAGCAGCATTCTACCAACAACCCATCATTGGTGGTGCCCTCTTTTAG
- the z1A1_4 gene encoding prolamin 19 kDa alpha zein z1A1_4 precursor, with the protein MAAKIFCLLMLLGLSASAATATIFPQCSQAPIASLLPPYLSPAVSSVCENPILQPYRIQQAITAGILPLSPLFLQQSSALLHQLPLVHLLAQNIRAQQLQQLVLANLAAYSQQQQFLPFNQLAALNSASYLQQQQLPFSQLPAAYPQQFLPFNQLAALNSPAYLQQQQLLPFSQLAGVSPATFLIQPQLLPFYQHAAPNAGTLLQLQQLLPFNQLALTNPAAFYQQPIIGGALF; encoded by the coding sequence ATGGCAGCCAAAATATTTTGCCTCCTTATGCTCCTTGGTCTTTCTGCAAGTGCTGCTACGGCGACCATTTTCCCGCAATGCTCGCAAGCTCCTATAGCTTCCCTTCTTCCCCCGTACCTCTCACCAGCGGTGTCTTCGGTATGTGAAAACCCAATTCTTCAACCCTACAGGATCCAACAGGCAATCACAGCTGGCATCTTACCTTTATCACCCTTGTTCCTCCAACAATCATCAGCCCTATTACATCAGTTACCTTTGGTGCATTTATTGGCACAAAACATCAGGGCACAACAACTACAACAACTTGTGCTAGCAAACCTTGCTGCCTACTCTCAGCAACAGCAGTTTCTTCCATTCAACCAACTAGCTGCATTGAACTCTGCTTCTTATTTGCAACAACAACAACTACCATTCAGCCAGCTACCTGCTGCCTACCCCCAGCAATTTCTTCCATTCAACCAACTGGCAGCATTGAACTCTCCTGCTTATTTACAGCAGCAACAACTACTACCATTCAGCCAGCTAGCTGGTGTGAGCCCTGCTACCTTCTTGATACAACCACAGTTGTTGCCGTTCTACCAGCACGCTGCGCCTAACGCTGGCACCCTCTTACAACTGCAACAATTGCTGCCATTCAACCAACTTGCTTTGACAAACCCAGCAGCGTTCTACCAACAACCCATCATTGGTGGTGCCCTCTTTTAG
- the z1A1_6 gene encoding prolamin 19 kDa alpha zein z1A1_6 precursor, with the protein MAAKIFCLLMLLGLSASAATATIFPQCSQAPIASLLPPYLSPAVSSVCENPILQPYRIQQAIAAGILPLSPLFLQQSSALLQQLPLVHLLAQNIRAQQLQQLVLANLAAYSQQQQFLPFNQLAALNSASYLQQQQLPFSQLSAAYPQQFLPFNQLTALNSPAYLQQQQLLPFSQLAGVSPATFLTQPQLLPFYQHAAPNAGTLLQLQQLLPFNQLALTNPTAFYQQPIIGGALF; encoded by the coding sequence ATGGCAGCCAAAATATTTTGCCTCCTTATGCTCCTTGGTCTTTCTGCAAGTGCTGCTACGGCGACCATTTTCCCACAATGCTCACAAGCTCCTATAGCTTCCCTTCTTCCCCCGTACCTCTCACCAGCGGTGTCTTCGGTATGTGAAAACCCAATTCTTCAACCCTATAGGATCCAACAGGCAATCGCAGCTGGCATCTTACCTTTATCACCCTTGTTCCTCCAACAATCATCAGCCCTATTACAGCAGTTACCTTTGGTGCATTTATTGGCACAAAACATCAGGGCACAACAACTACAACAACTTGTGCTAGCAAACCTTGCTGCCTACTCTCAGCAACAACAGTTTCTTCCATTCAACCAACTAGCTGCATTGAACTCTGCTTCTTATTTGCAACAACAACAACTACCATTCAGCCAGCTATCTGCTGCCTACCCCCAGCAATTTCTTCCATTCAACCAACTGACAGCTTTGAACTCTCCTGCTTATTTACAGCAGCAACAACTACTACCATTCAGCCAGCTAGCTGGTGTGAGCCCTGCTACCTTCTTGACACAACCACAATTGTTGCCGTTCTACCAGCACGCTGCGCCTAACGCTGGCACCCTCTTACAACTGCAACAATTGCTGCCATTCAACCAACTTGCTTTGACAAACCCAACAGCATTCTACCAACAACCCATCATTGGTGGTGCCCTCTTTTAG
- the z1A1_7 gene encoding prolamin 19 kDa alpha zein z1A1_7 precursor produces the protein MAAKIFCLLMLLGISASAATATIFPQCSQAPIASLLPPYLSPAVSSVCENPILQPYRIQQAIAAGILPLSPLFLQQSSALLQQLPLVHLLAQNIRAQQLQQLVLANLAAYSQQQQFLPFNQLAALNSASYLQQQQLPFSQLPVAYPQQFLPFNQLAALNSPAYLQQQQLLPFSQLAGVSPATFLTQPQLLPFYQHAAPNAGTLLQLQQLLPFNQLALTNLAVFYQQPIIGGALF, from the coding sequence ATGGCAGCCAAAATATTTTGCCTCCTTATGCTCCTTGGTATTTCTGCAAGTGCTGCTACGGCGACCATTTTCCCGCAATGCTCACAAGCTCCTATAGCTTCCCTTCTTCCCCCGTACCTCTCACCAGCGGTGTCTTCGGTATGTGAAAACCCAATTCTTCAACCCTACAGGATCCAACAGGCAATCGCAGCTGGCATCTTACCTTTATCACCCTTGTTCCTCCAACAATCATCAGCCCTATTACAGCAGTTACCTTTGGTGCATTTATTGGCACAAAACATCAGGGCACAACAACTACAACAACTTGTGCTAGCAAACCTTGCTGCCTACTCTCAGCAACAGCAGTTTCTTCCATTCAACCAACTAGCTGCATTGAACTCTGCTTCTTATTTGCAACAACAACAACTACCATTCAGCCAGCTACCTGTTGCCTACCCCCAGCAATTTCTTCCATTCAACCAACTGGCAGCATTGAACTCTCCTGCTTATTTACAGCAGCAACAACTACTACCATTCAGCCAGCTAGCTGGTGTGAGCCCTGCTACCTTCTTGACACAACCACAGTTGTTGCCGTTCTACCAGCACGCTGCGCCTAACGCTGGCACCCTCTTACAACTGCAACAATTGCTGCCATTCAACCAACTTGCTTTGACAAACCTAGCAGTGTTCTACCAACAACCCATCATTGGTGGTGCCCTCTTTTAG